One Armatimonadota bacterium DNA window includes the following coding sequences:
- the tsaB gene encoding tRNA (adenosine(37)-N6)-threonylcarbamoyltransferase complex dimerization subunit type 1 TsaB, whose protein sequence is MICLSLETTTDISSIAITDGAEILGEYDFAHHMDLSQRLMPNVVNLMKDCKLAMSDLQAVGVSLGPGSFTGLRIGVVTAKTLAQTLGIPIAGIVTLDLLARQFDYLPGALVCPLIKVRKGEVYYSFYRTGLIAVHRLTGYEAGPIEDVVSMARTAPLPASGKGSSSTTTSPSKGEGRGEGSSSIIFCGDALRANLPALTEALGGRVIAAPEWLSYPKASTVGRLAVEKIEAGEASDPFSLVPFYIRRSAPEMRLGDTCE, encoded by the coding sequence ATGATCTGCCTCTCGCTCGAAACTACGACTGACATAAGCAGCATCGCGATCACCGACGGCGCGGAGATCCTCGGGGAGTACGACTTCGCGCACCACATGGATCTCTCCCAGCGGCTGATGCCAAACGTCGTCAACCTGATGAAGGACTGCAAGCTGGCGATGAGCGACCTGCAGGCCGTGGGTGTTTCGCTCGGGCCGGGGTCATTCACCGGGCTTCGGATCGGCGTCGTCACTGCGAAGACGCTCGCGCAGACCCTCGGCATCCCTATCGCGGGGATCGTCACCCTCGACCTCCTCGCCCGCCAGTTCGACTACCTGCCCGGCGCGCTCGTCTGCCCGCTCATCAAGGTCCGCAAGGGCGAGGTCTACTACTCCTTCTACCGCACCGGCCTCATCGCGGTGCACCGCCTCACCGGGTACGAGGCAGGTCCGATCGAGGACGTCGTGAGCATGGCCCGGACCGCCCCCTTACCTGCAAGCGGAAAGGGGTCTTCCAGCACCACCACCTCTCCCTCGAAGGGAGAGGGCCGGGGTGAGGGTAGCAGCTCCATCATCTTCTGCGGCGATGCCCTCAGAGCCAACCTTCCCGCCTTGACGGAAGCTCTCGGCGGCCGGGTTATCGCCGCGCCTGAGTGGCTCTCGTACCCCAAGGCCTCTACGGTCGGAAGGCTCGCAGTCGAGAAGATCGAGGCCGGGGAGGCGAGCGATCCTTTCTCGCTCGTCCCGTTTTACATCCGCCGCTCAGCCCCGGAGATGCGCCTGGGCGATACCTGCGAGTGA
- a CDS encoding STAS domain-containing protein yields MLEINGIREGRWIVGDLGNNRGIHTARLAGSLDEHTVGQLREMSEVVFDQKGFSIGDDFLIDLGAVTEIDHVGLAALIGILIALSAKAGSLGLVLPEEHPVKRALQVTGLERAFDIFDDQAAAYEKLAAATD; encoded by the coding sequence ATGCTTGAGATCAACGGAATCAGGGAAGGCCGGTGGATCGTCGGCGATCTCGGCAACAACCGCGGCATCCACACCGCCAGACTGGCCGGAAGCCTTGACGAGCACACGGTTGGGCAGCTTCGGGAGATGTCCGAGGTGGTTTTCGATCAGAAGGGCTTCTCGATCGGGGACGACTTTCTCATCGACTTGGGTGCTGTAACCGAGATTGACCACGTCGGCTTGGCGGCTCTGATCGGCATTCTGATCGCGCTGTCCGCCAAGGCTGGGAGTCTCGGTCTGGTACTTCCGGAAGAGCATCCCGTGAAGCGTGCGCTTCAAGTTACCGGTCTTGAACGCGCCTTCGACATATTCGACGATCAGGCCGCAGCCTACGAGAAACTGGCCGCGGCGACCGACTAG
- a CDS encoding prepilin-type N-terminal cleavage/methylation domain-containing protein, with protein MIRDRKGFTLIELLVVIAIIAILAAILFPVFAAARAKARASSCMANMGQLSKSILSYAGDNDDKFPCTRWPSTPTAGEKNISANAVGATWVERIDPYVQKGSIVNGPEGLMGGVFNCAERERKWKVYNLPPDWHSYGYNFLYLGLPINPRSTGGGLTNPSQYGSWQFRSAATRVSRLESSSDTILLVEGRSIWAFPPYANTPVGDNTLGAQIAENSLFVSPRHNDKTNVAFCDGHVKAFDAQDLVTNNRWLKSGSRRGAALNNKLWDVIKDKPIYY; from the coding sequence ATGATCAGAGACAGGAAAGGATTCACACTGATCGAACTGCTGGTCGTCATAGCAATCATCGCTATCCTGGCTGCTATACTGTTCCCGGTCTTCGCAGCCGCCAGAGCCAAGGCCCGAGCGAGCAGTTGTATGGCGAATATGGGCCAGCTCTCGAAGTCGATTCTATCGTACGCGGGAGATAACGACGACAAGTTCCCGTGCACCAGATGGCCATCCACCCCGACAGCCGGCGAGAAGAACATCTCTGCCAATGCGGTCGGAGCGACATGGGTCGAACGGATTGACCCTTACGTACAAAAGGGTTCCATCGTCAACGGCCCCGAGGGCTTGATGGGAGGCGTGTTCAACTGCGCCGAACGCGAGAGGAAATGGAAGGTATACAACCTGCCTCCCGACTGGCACAGTTACGGCTATAACTTCCTATATCTCGGACTGCCGATCAACCCTCGCTCGACCGGCGGAGGTCTAACCAATCCGTCGCAGTACGGCTCCTGGCAGTTCAGATCAGCCGCGACCAGGGTATCCCGCCTCGAGAGCAGCTCGGACACGATTCTGCTGGTTGAAGGCAGGTCAATCTGGGCGTTCCCGCCCTATGCGAATACTCCGGTCGGCGACAACACACTTGGGGCACAAATCGCGGAGAACTCCCTGTTCGTCAGCCCCAGGCACAACGACAAGACAAACGTCGCGTTCTGCGACGGGCATGTCAAGGCGTTCGATGCCCAAGACCTCGTTACCAACAACCGCTGGCTGAAGAGCGGCAGCCGCAGAGGCGCGGCCCTCAACAACAAGCTGTGGGATGTTATCAAGGACAAGCCCATATACTACTAG
- a CDS encoding family 10 glycosylhydrolase: MPSENVANQAHRVLPAVLTVLVALASLPSNADRKAELDWRSDPMMISLVTVSGRSISLREICAQLDRQTSAEFNVDRRFAESAISIQASAARLETVMTCVEEVTGLQWRLVDDIFFLTKDARGTAVARWEERYGEARKTEIARTVKTAVSEWLYDTMPFPPSFDPEWELTPLQREQIAYDGALTVATMTRSQLEWLNSALLSKGFKPRETWIPSNLLVTQAPRLGISMTAAMVIDSPSGRFMVESPLTAVPTEPDDDLTTTEMGPRTVTVNVGEPTKEASLPDHLYGIWLTDEKPGDLTALFETAKERNFENVFVPVIRRGQAIYPSRVLTIGEPGSGDEDRLAALIRRADEHGMKVHAVVDATLWGDASHPPPPPARFRASEDRNLLDRTYAEQSKWQQSASAELGPSNTAPESPETEVYLCPASSQTARLLRSVVREIASKYDISGVCLDRVEYPRSGPFVVNGRDMSVPFGYTVEVRKEMIRAHQVDPIDVDSEGARSPEDLEAQAIWDRFRRGKLTGLIGETGTALKAIKPDAVFSVTLDFDSDAQSPGRWAQLPGVGAVLPEVRLGATDLGHVAEHPDVQSVNALYAAASKYAAVVPLLRDGGDMARLLELIPVISPQQPERGWIFYGGSSELVKTLEAFMSP, encoded by the coding sequence ATGCCGAGTGAGAACGTCGCCAATCAGGCGCATCGTGTGCTGCCGGCGGTGCTGACGGTCCTGGTCGCGCTGGCATCCCTTCCCTCGAATGCGGACCGCAAGGCCGAACTCGACTGGCGGTCCGACCCCATGATGATCAGTCTGGTCACCGTATCCGGAAGGTCCATCTCCCTGCGCGAGATCTGCGCCCAGCTCGACCGGCAGACGTCCGCCGAGTTCAACGTTGACCGGCGGTTCGCCGAGTCCGCCATTTCGATACAGGCCTCCGCAGCACGCCTAGAGACTGTGATGACCTGCGTCGAGGAGGTCACGGGCCTGCAGTGGCGGCTTGTGGACGACATCTTCTTCCTGACGAAGGACGCACGGGGGACGGCGGTCGCCAGATGGGAGGAACGCTATGGCGAGGCCCGGAAGACCGAGATCGCCAGGACCGTGAAGACCGCTGTCAGCGAGTGGCTCTACGACACGATGCCGTTCCCTCCGAGCTTCGATCCCGAGTGGGAGTTGACCCCACTTCAGCGCGAGCAGATCGCCTATGACGGCGCGCTGACTGTCGCTACCATGACTCGTTCCCAACTCGAATGGCTCAACTCTGCGCTGCTCTCGAAGGGTTTCAAGCCGCGCGAGACGTGGATTCCAAGCAACCTGCTAGTGACGCAAGCGCCCCGCCTCGGAATCAGCATGACCGCGGCTATGGTGATTGACTCGCCGAGCGGCAGGTTCATGGTCGAGTCGCCGCTCACCGCGGTCCCGACCGAGCCCGACGACGACCTAACAACCACGGAAATGGGACCTAGAACCGTCACCGTAAACGTAGGCGAACCCACCAAGGAGGCATCGCTACCCGATCACCTGTACGGCATCTGGCTCACTGACGAGAAGCCGGGCGACCTGACCGCGCTGTTCGAGACTGCAAAGGAACGCAACTTCGAGAACGTTTTCGTGCCGGTCATCCGGCGCGGCCAGGCCATCTATCCCAGCAGGGTCCTCACGATCGGAGAGCCCGGATCCGGGGACGAAGACCGTCTGGCGGCGTTGATCCGCAGAGCAGACGAACACGGCATGAAGGTTCACGCCGTCGTGGACGCGACGCTCTGGGGCGATGCATCGCATCCCCCGCCGCCGCCCGCCAGATTCCGCGCGTCGGAGGACCGAAACCTGCTCGACCGAACGTACGCGGAGCAGTCGAAATGGCAGCAGTCGGCATCGGCCGAACTGGGTCCGAGCAACACGGCACCAGAATCGCCGGAGACGGAGGTATACCTTTGTCCGGCATCGTCTCAGACCGCGAGACTGCTTCGGTCAGTAGTGCGGGAGATCGCCTCGAAGTACGACATCTCGGGAGTATGCCTCGACCGGGTCGAGTACCCGAGGAGCGGGCCGTTCGTTGTGAACGGACGCGACATGTCCGTGCCCTTCGGCTACACCGTCGAGGTTCGCAAGGAGATGATCCGCGCGCACCAGGTGGACCCCATTGACGTGGATTCCGAGGGCGCGAGGTCGCCGGAGGACCTCGAGGCGCAGGCGATCTGGGACCGATTCCGCAGAGGAAAGCTGACAGGGTTGATCGGCGAAACGGGCACGGCGCTCAAGGCCATCAAACCGGATGCGGTATTCTCGGTGACGCTCGACTTCGATTCCGACGCTCAGTCGCCGGGACGCTGGGCGCAACTCCCAGGAGTCGGCGCAGTCCTGCCCGAGGTGCGGTTGGGCGCTACGGACCTGGGGCACGTTGCCGAACACCCGGACGTACAGTCGGTGAATGCGCTCTACGCGGCGGCATCCAAGTACGCTGCAGTCGTGCCGCTACTGCGAGATGGCGGCGACATGGCCCGGCTATTGGAACTCATACCGGTGATCAGCCCGCAACAACCCGAGAGAGGATGGATCTTCTACGGAGGTTCGTCGGAACTGGTGAAGACGCTAGAGGCCTTCATGAGTCCCTGA
- a CDS encoding GGDEF domain-containing protein, with protein MGTVRDIMAGDGVSLGPENKVKTAILLMKNHNVSGLPVIEGERIVGVVEHMNLLGKDNDIPIEHVMDREFVTIPPELSVSNAADLMAKTAAERLLVVQDGRLIGVVTAAMLLPELGKSLDELTRLPRADAMRDWGIAALKGGSEITVIFVDLDRFGHFNKQYGHIVGDKVLKHVADVLLANTDEDTDMLCRYAGDEFAIVTLRNRDDARELAALLDGKLRNAVNHELPEPVTASFGIFGGKRTKEREDMHYAATLDNLINLASKACTENKPGAAATATQAARAAERPAAAAIEPASEHDKPTVGTRLEIRSLNFSWESGSIARVEVHLAHGDVTESQVSGGFALGNNALRLVGEAVAGAIHKFLPEGYGIVVDSVHPINSGLGDEVVLVEAVLVTPQTEIRLTGSAIVRQDRYRTTAAALLDAVNRQLSGII; from the coding sequence ATGGGCACAGTTCGCGATATTATGGCCGGGGACGGCGTCTCACTTGGTCCCGAAAACAAGGTAAAGACCGCTATTCTCCTTATGAAGAACCATAATGTCAGCGGGCTGCCGGTCATCGAAGGCGAGCGCATCGTCGGCGTCGTCGAACACATGAACCTTCTCGGCAAGGACAACGACATCCCCATCGAGCACGTGATGGACCGCGAGTTCGTGACCATACCTCCAGAACTGAGCGTCTCCAACGCCGCCGACCTGATGGCCAAGACCGCCGCCGAACGACTGCTCGTGGTTCAGGACGGCCGGCTGATCGGAGTCGTCACCGCCGCCATGCTGCTGCCGGAACTCGGAAAGTCACTCGACGAACTGACGAGACTCCCGAGAGCTGACGCTATGCGAGACTGGGGAATCGCGGCACTCAAGGGCGGCTCGGAGATTACCGTCATATTCGTAGACCTGGACAGGTTCGGCCACTTCAATAAGCAGTACGGACATATCGTCGGCGACAAGGTGCTGAAACACGTTGCCGACGTTCTGCTGGCGAACACCGACGAGGACACGGACATGCTCTGCCGCTACGCAGGCGACGAGTTCGCGATCGTTACCCTGAGAAACCGGGACGACGCCCGCGAACTGGCAGCTCTGCTCGACGGGAAGCTCAGGAACGCCGTCAACCACGAACTCCCCGAGCCGGTTACCGCTTCATTCGGGATTTTCGGCGGCAAGCGCACGAAGGAACGCGAGGACATGCACTATGCGGCCACCCTGGACAACCTGATCAACCTCGCGAGCAAAGCCTGCACCGAAAACAAACCCGGCGCGGCCGCAACGGCAACCCAGGCCGCTCGCGCCGCTGAACGGCCCGCTGCAGCCGCGATCGAGCCCGCATCGGAGCACGATAAGCCGACGGTCGGCACGCGGCTCGAGATCAGATCGCTCAACTTTTCCTGGGAAAGCGGCTCAATCGCCCGGGTGGAAGTGCACCTTGCTCACGGAGACGTCACCGAGTCTCAGGTCTCCGGCGGATTCGCTCTGGGAAACAACGCACTCCGCCTGGTCGGGGAGGCGGTTGCCGGCGCGATACACAAGTTCCTTCCCGAAGGCTACGGCATCGTTGTGGACAGCGTGCATCCGATAAACAGCGGACTGGGGGACGAGGTCGTGCTCGTCGAGGCCGTGTTGGTGACGCCTCAGACCGAGATCAGGCTGACCGGCAGCGCGATCGTGAGGCAGGACAGATACCGCACGACCGCCGCCGCACTCCTCGACGCGGTCAACCGCCAGCTGTCCGGCATCATCTGA
- a CDS encoding 3'-phosphoesterase, with protein sequence MSEKGFLKEYTEKRQFDKTPEPVPEVRDTGLRRFVVQEHHASRLHWDFRLEMDGVLKSWAVPKGPPEESGVRRLAVQTEDHPVAYIDFEGEIEEGQYGAGSVMIWDTGTYDLEERDEKKLVFVLRGERLSGDYVLVHTGDENWLMLKRKHDSVSGQEESDRA encoded by the coding sequence ATGTCCGAAAAGGGTTTCCTGAAAGAGTATACGGAGAAGCGTCAGTTCGACAAGACGCCTGAACCCGTGCCGGAGGTTCGGGATACCGGCCTGCGCCGTTTTGTGGTGCAGGAGCACCATGCGTCCAGGCTGCACTGGGATTTCCGGCTTGAGATGGACGGCGTGCTGAAGAGCTGGGCCGTTCCCAAAGGCCCTCCTGAGGAGTCAGGCGTGCGGCGACTGGCCGTGCAGACGGAGGACCACCCCGTGGCGTACATCGACTTCGAGGGCGAGATAGAAGAGGGCCAGTACGGCGCGGGATCCGTGATGATCTGGGATACAGGCACGTACGATCTTGAGGAGAGGGACGAGAAGAAGCTCGTGTTTGTCCTGCGCGGGGAGCGGCTCTCGGGCGACTATGTACTTGTCCACACCGGGGACGAAAACTGGCTGATGCTCAAACGGAAGCATGACAGCGTGTCGGGGCAGGAAGAGAGCGATCGCGCGTAG
- a CDS encoding prepilin-type N-terminal cleavage/methylation domain-containing protein produces MVRRQRGFTLIELLVVIAIILILAAILFPVFAKVRSKALQTTCLNNLKQLGIACEMYQSAWGDVLVPYGAPFAWTPNGMWPMLLNPYLKQITADNMAVAGNLGKLFRCPAAQEEEIAGWAFERSYGMNTYCGGWQAVNPTPAQAIVVSTSKAKYPSQTIRIAETEWRAVGGSFFAALPSAYVDNDPTCHRFATRHNDQGCVLWIDGHVSTMTMATYLAPAGYTRASAVWLRLTGPKPNPS; encoded by the coding sequence ATGGTTCGCAGACAAAGGGGTTTCACCCTTATTGAACTGCTGGTTGTAATCGCAATCATCCTTATACTGGCCGCCATCCTGTTCCCGGTGTTTGCGAAAGTCAGGTCGAAGGCACTGCAGACAACGTGCCTCAACAACCTGAAGCAGCTCGGCATCGCGTGCGAGATGTACCAGAGCGCCTGGGGTGACGTCCTGGTACCGTACGGCGCTCCGTTCGCATGGACACCAAACGGCATGTGGCCTATGCTGCTCAACCCTTACCTGAAGCAGATCACAGCCGATAACATGGCCGTTGCCGGCAATCTCGGCAAGCTGTTCAGATGCCCCGCCGCGCAGGAAGAAGAGATTGCGGGCTGGGCTTTCGAGCGCTCATACGGCATGAACACGTACTGCGGCGGCTGGCAGGCCGTCAACCCGACGCCGGCGCAGGCCATAGTCGTCTCCACCTCCAAAGCCAAGTATCCGTCACAGACGATACGAATCGCAGAAACCGAGTGGAGAGCCGTCGGCGGATCGTTCTTTGCCGCGTTGCCTTCGGCCTACGTTGACAATGATCCGACATGCCACAGATTCGCAACCAGGCACAACGACCAAGGCTGCGTGCTGTGGATTGACGGCCACGTGTCAACCATGACAATGGCGACGTACCTCGCGCCGGCCGGGTACACCCGAGCCTCTGCGGTGTGGCTACGACTGACTGGTCCCAAACCGAACCCTTCGTAG
- a CDS encoding UPF0182 family protein translates to MKRSLWPIVGVVALLLLVFGGSIARFYTDWLWFGEVVYRTVFWTAIKTKLAMGFIAGAVFFLIMFTNLWLARKLAPPVLEHYDGNVLRARFGRIARKGLTFLIFGAALAASVLVGLEASSHWMSWQMYANGTKFLDTDPIFGRNVGFYVFQLGFLRYAYGWLMFTVVVTALATAAVHYLDRAIEILAGMPTFAPHVKAHLSLLFAAALLVKAWGYRLDAYNLLYSPSGVVFGAGYTDIHARLPAYNVLIVIAVMAAILALINIFRRGIMLPAAALVMLVGGSLIMGALYPAGVQFAKVKPDEIRLESPYIKHSIQATRKAFDLNRIESKDFAALTNLTAKDIENNRATINSIRLWDYRPLNRTYGQLQELWQAYDIANVDVDRYTINGEIRQVTLAARELSSEQLNKVTEPTWQNQRLQFTHGYGAVMSPVNRVAGEGLPDFFISGIPPTSPVGISIEVPQIYFGERTYDYVISNTKQAEFDYPHSGDPKYTNYSGNGGIRLDSYIKKLAFSTRFSDINMILPNPLTKDSRIMFRREITERVRTIFPFLMYDPDPYLVISGGRMYWMIDAYTVSSRYPYSRPHQVGNYPVNYMRNAVKIVVDAYHGTVDFYTADADDPLLKTYARIFPGVFRPLDSMPADLRQHVRYPEQLFLAQSNVLLTYHMQDPREFYAKNDRWDIPNEIVETGGGQQPVEPYYVVTRLPGEKKEEFLMMLPFTPANKDNMIAWMAAKCGPDDYGRMILYHFPKEKWISGPAQIEARINQDPAISPQLNLWNQQGSRVNRGNLLVIPIEKSLIYVEPLYLESDTSKIPELRRVIVAYGDRIAMEDTLDASLARIFGGEVGRSEPASSPAAPATGAPSAAPATDAGRLSEQAFAEYQRAKELQRKGDWAGYGQQLDKLEDTLKRLRALSRK, encoded by the coding sequence ATGAAACGCAGCCTCTGGCCGATCGTCGGCGTTGTCGCTCTTCTGCTCCTCGTCTTTGGAGGCTCTATCGCCCGGTTCTACACCGACTGGCTCTGGTTTGGCGAAGTCGTCTACCGGACGGTGTTCTGGACGGCGATCAAGACAAAGCTGGCGATGGGATTCATCGCGGGCGCCGTCTTCTTCCTCATTATGTTCACCAACCTCTGGCTCGCGCGGAAACTCGCGCCGCCCGTGCTCGAGCACTACGACGGAAACGTCCTCCGCGCCCGGTTTGGCAGGATAGCTCGGAAGGGGCTCACGTTTCTGATCTTCGGCGCGGCCCTCGCCGCAAGCGTACTGGTCGGCCTTGAAGCCTCCTCTCACTGGATGAGTTGGCAGATGTACGCCAACGGAACGAAGTTCCTGGATACCGATCCGATCTTCGGCCGTAACGTCGGCTTCTACGTGTTTCAACTCGGCTTCCTCAGGTACGCCTACGGGTGGCTGATGTTCACCGTCGTTGTGACCGCGCTCGCAACCGCGGCGGTCCACTACCTCGACCGGGCGATAGAGATTCTCGCCGGGATGCCGACCTTCGCGCCGCACGTCAAGGCCCACCTCTCCCTGCTCTTCGCCGCAGCGCTGCTCGTCAAGGCGTGGGGGTACAGGCTCGACGCATACAACCTGCTGTACTCGCCGAGCGGAGTCGTCTTTGGCGCCGGTTACACAGACATCCATGCGCGTCTGCCGGCCTACAACGTGTTGATCGTCATCGCCGTTATGGCCGCGATTCTGGCGCTCATTAACATCTTCCGCCGAGGCATAATGCTCCCGGCGGCCGCGCTGGTGATGCTGGTCGGCGGGTCTCTCATTATGGGTGCGCTATACCCGGCCGGCGTGCAGTTTGCCAAGGTCAAGCCGGATGAGATCAGGCTGGAGTCGCCGTATATCAAACACAGCATCCAGGCGACTCGCAAGGCCTTTGATCTGAACAGGATAGAGTCGAAGGATTTTGCGGCGCTCACCAACCTGACCGCGAAGGACATCGAAAACAACCGTGCCACCATCAACAGCATCCGGCTCTGGGACTACAGGCCGCTGAACAGAACCTACGGCCAGCTTCAGGAGTTGTGGCAGGCATACGATATCGCCAACGTTGACGTGGACCGCTACACTATCAACGGAGAGATCCGGCAGGTCACTCTGGCCGCGCGCGAACTCTCATCCGAGCAGTTGAACAAGGTTACGGAGCCGACCTGGCAGAATCAACGCCTGCAGTTCACCCACGGCTATGGGGCGGTCATGAGCCCCGTGAACCGCGTCGCCGGGGAGGGCCTTCCCGACTTCTTCATCAGTGGCATACCTCCGACCTCGCCCGTCGGCATCAGCATTGAAGTGCCTCAGATCTACTTCGGCGAGAGAACTTACGACTACGTCATCTCGAACACGAAGCAGGCGGAGTTCGACTATCCGCACTCCGGCGATCCCAAATACACGAACTATTCCGGCAACGGCGGCATCCGACTCGATTCGTACATCAAGAAGCTTGCTTTCTCTACCCGATTCTCCGACATCAACATGATCTTGCCGAACCCGCTCACCAAGGACAGCCGGATCATGTTTCGCCGGGAGATCACCGAGCGCGTTAGGACGATCTTTCCTTTCCTGATGTACGACCCGGATCCGTACCTCGTAATATCGGGCGGCCGGATGTACTGGATGATTGACGCGTATACCGTCTCGAGCAGATACCCTTACTCGCGGCCGCATCAAGTAGGCAACTACCCTGTCAACTATATGCGCAATGCGGTCAAGATCGTCGTGGACGCCTATCATGGCACAGTAGATTTCTACACCGCCGACGCGGACGATCCGTTGCTGAAGACATACGCCCGCATCTTTCCGGGCGTGTTCAGGCCTCTCGACTCGATGCCGGCCGATCTGCGGCAGCACGTGCGGTACCCGGAACAGCTCTTCCTGGCGCAGTCGAACGTTCTGCTCACCTACCACATGCAGGATCCAAGGGAGTTCTACGCCAAGAACGACCGGTGGGACATACCGAACGAGATCGTCGAGACGGGTGGGGGACAGCAGCCGGTGGAGCCTTACTACGTCGTTACCAGATTGCCCGGTGAGAAGAAGGAGGAGTTTCTGATGATGCTCCCCTTCACTCCCGCGAACAAAGACAACATGATTGCATGGATGGCGGCGAAATGCGGCCCCGACGACTACGGCCGGATGATTCTCTATCACTTCCCCAAGGAGAAGTGGATATCGGGGCCGGCGCAGATCGAGGCGCGCATCAACCAGGATCCGGCGATCTCGCCTCAGTTGAACCTGTGGAATCAGCAGGGATCGCGAGTCAACCGCGGCAACCTGCTGGTGATCCCGATTGAGAAGTCGCTCATCTACGTCGAGCCGCTGTACCTGGAGTCGGATACGAGCAAGATCCCCGAACTGAGGCGTGTGATCGTCGCGTACGGCGACCGCATAGCGATGGAGGATACTCTCGACGCGTCCCTGGCGCGCATCTTCGGAGGGGAAGTCGGCCGATCCGAGCCGGCGAGCAGCCCCGCCGCCCCGGCTACGGGCGCCCCTTCCGCCGCTCCGGCTACCGATGCGGGCAGGCTCTCAGAGCAAGCGTTCGCTGAATACCAGCGGGCGAAGGAGCTTCAGCGGAAGGGTGACTGGGCAGGATACGGTCAGCAGCTCGATAAGCTGGAGGACACCTTGAAGCGCCTCCGCGCGTTGAGCAGGAAGTGA
- a CDS encoding 16S rRNA (uracil(1498)-N(3))-methyltransferase, with the protein MHRFYVPQNSIAAGRASFSQDQQRQLRNVLRMKPGDRAAIFDGSGREYGVEIELDESGRPAARVLDTSCPDTEPRVSLAIIQSLPRSDKLDLILQKCTELGAAEFIVTTTERSVARIASDKVEAKMERWRAIVREAAEQSGRVRLPSVESVLEYREALDRTLGSGAVLVAWERERDVELFSMLPRLRGETRVTMIVGPEGGLTAGEVEAARESGATPISLGARTLRTETAAIAASAILISALG; encoded by the coding sequence ATGCACAGATTCTACGTCCCCCAAAACAGCATCGCGGCGGGTCGAGCATCGTTCTCGCAGGATCAGCAGCGGCAGCTGCGGAACGTACTCCGCATGAAGCCCGGCGACCGCGCGGCGATCTTCGATGGATCCGGACGGGAGTACGGCGTCGAGATCGAACTCGACGAGTCAGGCCGGCCGGCCGCCCGAGTACTGGACACATCTTGCCCTGACACCGAGCCGCGCGTCAGCCTTGCGATCATCCAGAGCCTTCCCAGAAGCGACAAGCTCGATCTTATCCTCCAGAAGTGCACCGAGCTTGGGGCCGCTGAGTTCATTGTAACGACAACCGAACGCTCTGTCGCCAGAATCGCCTCAGACAAGGTGGAAGCGAAGATGGAACGATGGCGGGCAATAGTCAGGGAGGCGGCCGAGCAGTCCGGCAGGGTCCGCCTGCCTTCCGTCGAGAGCGTTCTCGAGTATCGAGAGGCACTGGACCGGACGCTAGGCTCAGGCGCCGTTCTCGTCGCTTGGGAACGGGAACGGGATGTGGAACTGTTTTCGATGCTACCTCGTCTAAGGGGTGAGACTCGGGTCACGATGATAGTCGGACCCGAAGGCGGACTCACGGCCGGGGAAGTCGAAGCGGCAAGAGAGTCCGGGGCGACACCGATATCACTTGGGGCACGAACGCTGAGAACCGAGACGGCCGCGATAGCGGCCTCGGCGATACTGATTTCGGCTCTGGGGTAG